Below is a genomic region from Roseovarius arcticus.
GTGGCTGATGTACGAGCGCACCCGCGAGATCGTCGTCACCTCGCTGGCAGACGCGCCAATTCCACCAACGGCGCAAGAGGTATCAGACGCTATCGCCAATCAAATCTTTGGCGTGGTGGGAAGTGCCGAATTCCCGTTGATCTGGGCTTTTGCGGACAGTCTGTTGGCACAGCTTATGCTGGTGGTTCTGGTGCCGGGGGTACTGGCAGGGGTATTTGGCTGGCTGGCCTTTCGCAGCCGCGTGGCGGGGGTCTATCTGTCCATCCTAACGCAGGCGATGACACTGGCGCTGTCGCTTTACCTGTTCCAGAACGACAACGGGTTGCGCGGCAATAATGGTCTTTCCGGATTGCAGAACCTGCCGGGGCTGGCGGATGTGTCACAAGCCTTGGTGTCGGTCTGGTTTCTTTGGGGGGCAGCACTTGCGTTGGGGCTTGGCTATTTGCTGGCATTTTGGGTCGTGTCCGGCAAGTTCGGGTCGGTCTTGCGCGGCATCAGGGACGACGAGGCGCGAGTGCGCTTCCTCGGGTACCCGGTGGAGACCTACAAGCTGGTGCTTTTCACCGGTAGCGCCTGCATGGCCGGCATTGCAGGGGCGCTCTATTATCCCCAGGCTGGCATCATCAACCCAGCCGAGATGGCCCCCATCGCCTCGATTTATCTTGCAGTCTGGGTCGCCATTGGCGGACGGGGGCGTCTTTATGGCGCGGTGATCGGGGCAGCTTTCGTGAGCCTTGTGTCGTCGTGGTTCACGGGCGGGCAGGCACCTGACGTACCGCTGGGTTTCTACACGGTCAAATGGGTGGACTGGTGGTTGGTCGTGCTCGGATTGTCCTTCGTTCTGGTCACGCTTTATGCACCCAAGGGGATCGGCGGCCTGTTCGACCTGCTGGGACGGCGCGCCTCCCCTGATCGGCACGGCGCCGATCTAGGACCCGATCAGGGCGCGTTGCGCGAGAAGGAGGCGAGTGAATGACCGCATTGCTTGAGGTCTCCGATGTCTCGGTCAGCTTTGACGGGTTCCGTGCCATTAACAACCTGTCGTTCCACATTGGTCCAGCAGAAATGCGGGCGATCATCGGCCCGAACGGTGCTGGAAAAACCACGTTCATGGATATCGTGACCGGCAAGACCAAGCCGGACAAGGGACGGGTCATATGGGGGGCACGCCGTCTGTCATTGCTGGGGCTGTCCGAGGCCCGCATCGCCAGAGAGGGTATCGGGCGCAAGTTTCAAAAGCCGACCGTCTTTGAAGACCAGAGCGTCCAGGAAAATCTGCTCATGGCGCTGAAGAACCGGCGCGGGCCGCTGTCGGTGCTATTCTACCGCCCGCTGGATGCCCATCTGACACGGGTCGCGGCACTGGCCGAAGAAATCGGTCTGGCAGATCATCTTCAGCGCAAATCTGGCGAGTTGAGCCATGGCCAG
It encodes:
- the urtC gene encoding urea ABC transporter permease subunit UrtC, with protein sequence MQHSVHRRSASTMIFLALLLAFTIIVTLLSEGMGVGVISTSFVKTLGKTLCLALVAISMDLVWGYAGILSLGHFAFFGLGGYMIGMWLMYERTREIVVTSLADAPIPPTAQEVSDAIANQIFGVVGSAEFPLIWAFADSLLAQLMLVVLVPGVLAGVFGWLAFRSRVAGVYLSILTQAMTLALSLYLFQNDNGLRGNNGLSGLQNLPGLADVSQALVSVWFLWGAALALGLGYLLAFWVVSGKFGSVLRGIRDDEARVRFLGYPVETYKLVLFTGSACMAGIAGALYYPQAGIINPAEMAPIASIYLAVWVAIGGRGRLYGAVIGAAFVSLVSSWFTGGQAPDVPLGFYTVKWVDWWLVVLGLSFVLVTLYAPKGIGGLFDLLGRRASPDRHGADLGPDQGALREKEASE
- the urtD gene encoding urea ABC transporter ATP-binding protein UrtD, giving the protein MTALLEVSDVSVSFDGFRAINNLSFHIGPAEMRAIIGPNGAGKTTFMDIVTGKTKPDKGRVIWGARRLSLLGLSEARIAREGIGRKFQKPTVFEDQSVQENLLMALKNRRGPLSVLFYRPLDAHLTRVAALAEEIGLADHLQRKSGELSHGQKQWLEIGMLLAQEPKLLLVDEPAAGMTPAERDHTTTILVEAAKTRAVVVVEHDMEFVRRLRCKVTVLHEGSVLAEGSLDHVTANKEVIDVYLGR